Proteins from a single region of Methanotorris igneus Kol 5:
- a CDS encoding transcriptional regulator, translated as MREILLAECINLLRSHNFNVSQPLGRACFDIIANRGYVRLLIKILKNIDSLSEEQSKELLKIANILSAVPIIIGIRTRNAMMEHGVVYDRYNIKAVTFETFEEYLKGSPPVVYAHRGGFFVKIDGEALKRARERLNVSVGELAEASGVSRKTIYKYEQNKANPSVEVAMRIEEYLDVPLAKGIDLFEPVNVQKDNESQKRGPPFPPDEEINIEEYKKQALNILNELGFNLIPTLRAPFDAVAEKHEEKHNILLTNIGEQENEDIRRRAILVREISKLLDGYSLLILEKKERHYKNLAVISMKELEKMDDALDLIEFIKDMLKSDKW; from the coding sequence ATGAGAGAAATATTATTAGCCGAATGCATCAACTTATTAAGAAGTCATAATTTTAATGTCTCACAACCTTTAGGAAGAGCATGCTTTGATATCATCGCTAACAGAGGATATGTAAGATTGTTGATAAAAATATTAAAAAATATTGACAGTTTAAGTGAAGAACAGTCAAAAGAACTCTTGAAAATAGCAAACATCTTATCCGCAGTTCCAATAATAATTGGAATAAGAACGAGAAATGCTATGATGGAGCATGGTGTAGTGTACGATAGATACAACATAAAAGCAGTTACATTTGAGACCTTTGAGGAATACCTGAAAGGTAGCCCACCCGTAGTGTATGCGCATAGGGGTGGATTCTTCGTAAAAATTGATGGCGAGGCATTAAAAAGAGCAAGAGAGAGGTTAAATGTATCTGTTGGAGAGTTGGCTGAGGCATCAGGGGTCTCAAGAAAAACCATATACAAATATGAGCAAAATAAGGCAAATCCATCAGTAGAAGTTGCTATGAGAATTGAAGAATATTTAGATGTCCCATTGGCAAAAGGTATAGATTTATTTGAACCAGTAAATGTCCAAAAAGATAACGAAAGTCAGAAAAGAGGACCTCCATTTCCTCCAGACGAAGAAATCAACATTGAGGAATATAAAAAACAGGCACTAAATATATTGAATGAATTGGGTTTCAACTTAATACCAACTTTAAGAGCTCCTTTTGATGCTGTTGCAGAAAAACATGAAGAAAAACACAACATTCTATTAACAAACATTGGAGAGCAGGAAAATGAAGACATAAGAAGAAGAGCAATATTGGTCAGAGAAATATCAAAACTCTTAGATGGATATTCACTATTAATTTTGGAGAAAAAAGAAAGACACTACAAAAATTTGGCAGTAATTAG
- a CDS encoding methionine synthase, with translation MITTVVGSYPVITKKPETIVEKIKNFLGMFDEYKYAIEKAVIDQLSAGIDIVSDGQVRGDMVEIFVNNMYGFEGKRVIGKIEYTKPIILNDIKYTLKILSKHGNGKGVKGIITGPCTIASSVRVEGYYSDNKDEKLIYDIAVALKKEVMAIQDYVKMIQIDEPILSTKLYDLDVARKAINLITKDIKVPVALHVCGDVVDIFEDLNEFNVDILDHEFASNRKNLEVLEIIEKKVGFGCVNTKSKKVEDVNEIKALIEEGIEILKNNDNLKNKDVKEFMLIDPDCGMRLLPIDIAYNKLKNMVAASKLIG, from the coding sequence ATGATTACAACAGTAGTAGGAAGTTATCCTGTCATAACAAAAAAGCCAGAGACAATTGTTGAGAAGATCAAGAATTTTTTGGGAATGTTTGATGAATATAAATATGCCATAGAAAAGGCAGTTATAGACCAATTATCTGCTGGGATTGATATCGTTAGTGATGGGCAAGTTAGGGGAGATATGGTTGAAATATTTGTGAATAATATGTATGGATTTGAGGGGAAAAGAGTCATTGGAAAAATTGAATATACAAAGCCAATAATACTGAATGACATAAAATATACCTTAAAAATACTCTCAAAACATGGCAACGGTAAGGGTGTAAAAGGCATTATAACAGGGCCGTGCACAATTGCCTCTTCTGTTAGGGTTGAAGGTTATTATTCAGATAACAAAGATGAGAAATTGATATACGATATAGCAGTGGCTTTGAAAAAGGAGGTCATGGCAATCCAAGATTATGTAAAGATGATTCAAATTGATGAACCAATATTATCCACAAAACTCTATGATTTGGATGTTGCAAGAAAGGCAATAAACTTAATAACAAAGGATATCAAGGTTCCTGTTGCACTGCATGTTTGTGGGGATGTTGTGGATATATTTGAGGACTTAAATGAATTTAATGTTGATATTCTTGACCATGAATTTGCCTCAAATAGAAAAAATCTTGAAGTTCTTGAAATTATTGAGAAAAAAGTGGGGTTTGGTTGTGTAAATACAAAATCAAAAAAAGTTGAAGATGTTAATGAAATCAAAGCGTTAATAGAGGAAGGTATAGAAATTTTAAAGAATAACGACAACTTAAAAAATAAGGATGTTAAGGAATTTATGCTCATAGACCCAGATTGTGGTATGAGGCTGTTGCCAATAGACATCGCATACAATAAATTAAAAAATATGGTTGCTGCGAGTAAATTAATCGGTTAA